A stretch of the Perca flavescens isolate YP-PL-M2 chromosome 10, PFLA_1.0, whole genome shotgun sequence genome encodes the following:
- the LOC114563068 gene encoding centrosome and spindle pole associated protein 1 isoform X2: protein MDDELENFIRERKARMAEDIASLEQDPPYMEIKAKPHRAYGSTVKENIPPKSIAQGKEESCTVGLPLGVEYERKKQRLQHELRMDYRRYMAQKKHFDHAELGPLVHLNNRKSIKQHLLENQAGDFPKRRPPSRRDAATLTEESRGLHRASRHTEVKTLRPEEDEELSSVLPRHWDRLGKLVDQDSEEDEQELELMEGRRPRHIGAEANYENRPSNRTFGREKRENLVDRGLRELTRNEDAEFATGLLIGTADTADALRRRKERYRQDLQEQIAEQHRNKKREKDLGLKVAATGANDPEKQPDRIRQLGLHRRENHRVLEPSATGGSETSSRGFHNNVKTGVRDRETSPPEQPHVAFQSPLLEYSSTLSLGGGGVSPNSQPAASSFPRATDTPRMPLFPPHPPSTLGEAYRNPYGEPHHYYGTRNQLDPNMAYYGHLSVPGAGLPMSYWNVPPGGALPSQFGDHSPHSQHSGSSFPEPPIQPSNGAAAVDSQVRVFPSDRSRLTQDRILSYRESLKQQIQEQQEQRRLERDERERHEARLEADMRKHQPWGRGGGGAPLRDSTGNLIADLNQMHKLNEEAYINPEQWQRRATAAMTARQAELPDPNDRLSVSGFTHAQTPQFARGNVFSNQPSQQQLHEQDKYKAYLKQQIEEKMRKKAEEREQTRLEEEKEEKRLAEQRARIQREYDEEQERKKRKEMEQKAKNEELIKLAEQRKNEVEREKKEAEEKESRAALRREYERERQARVEEICREPSPPIPALQRKHGLHQYTPRPPTVDSQHSIAPLSERSLSGLQSPPVPACRNQLRAAGDQHKVFSELSALRRQLRSEQKRLEGRLQQGDWEELDSALSDRHRERPPVGVFDMARLRLQAPVRRPNSRNMEPRNLMQIHDPLQLKYTDSESRLGFSEVPKREEVGVANGRRRDYRDPYHQFSSQRSTIQDDYFDLSPLQQNDYMRSVMGSARGSLLDSESAFIDPLGDAFPVPRTPELEKAPLLSARERRRLAKQPRHPQDGAASSRPFGQHEDYSLHTGTSRQQEAEPSGEGGSRYRTDHLMALSRRGNTAGPADLSDDSSPPPRFPLHNLNHRSSVESVSTDPWTRPGTLDTLKGLDRPSRRERLVT, encoded by the exons GCAAAACCCCACAGAGCCTATGGGTCCACCGTTAAGGAGAACATCCCTCCCAAGTCTATAGCTCAGGGCAAAG AGGAGAGTTGCACTGTGGGTCTACCGCTCGGTGTCGAGTACGAGAGGAAGAAACAGAGACTACAGCACGAGCTCCGGATGGACTACAGGCGCTACATGGCTCAG AAAAAGCACTTTGACCATGCAGAGCTGGGACCATTAGTTCACCTCAATAACAGGAAATCTATCAAG CAACACCTGCTTGAAAACCAGGCAGGAGATTTTCCCAAACGGCGCCCCCCCTCACGGAGGGATGCCGCCACTCTGACAGAGGAGAGCAGGGGGTTGCACAGGGCTTCACGCCACACTGAGGTGAAGACCCTCCGCCCCGAGGAGGACGAGGAGCTGTCGTCAGTCCTCCCCAGGCATTGGGACCGGCTGGGGAAACTAGTGGACCAGGACTCAGAGGAGGATGAGCAGGAGCTGGAGCTGATGGAAGGAAGAAGACCCAGACATATAGGGGCTGAGGCCAATTATGAGAATAGACCATCCAATAGGACTTTTGGCAG ggagaagagggagaatCTTGTAGACAGGGGATTGAGAGAACTGACCAGAAATGAGGATGCAGAGTTTGCCACTGGCCTTTTAATAG GAACAGCGGATACAGCAGATGCCTTACGGAGGAGGAAGGAGCGCTACAGACAGGACCTGCAAGAGCAGATAGCCGAACAGCATAGGAACAAGAAGAG GGAGAAAGATTTGGGGCTGAAGGTTGCTGCAACTGGGGCAAATGATCCTGAGAAACAG CCGGACCGAATTAGGCAGTTGGGACTACACAGAAGAGAGAATCATCGGGTGCTGGAGCCTTCAGCGACAGGAGGGAGTGAAACCTCATCCAGAGGCTTCCACAATAACGTGAAGACCGGCGTTCGAGACAGAGAGACGTCTCCTCCCGAGCAGCCCCATGTTGCCTTCCAGTCCCCTCTGCTGGAGTACAGCTCTACCCTGAGCCTTGGGGGTGGAGGTGTGTCTCCCAACAGCCAGCCTGCTGCGTCCTCCTTCCCCAGAGCCACGGACACTCCCAG AATGCCGTTGTtccctcctcatcctccctccACTCTCGGTGAAGCCTACAGAAACCCATATGGAGAGCCCCATCACTACTATGGCACCAGAAACCAGCTCGACCCAAACATGGCCTACT ATGGTCACTTGTCTGTTCCGGGTGCCGGCCTTCCCATGTCCTACTGGAACGTACCACCGGGGGGAGCTCTGCCCAGCCAGTTTGGTGATCACAGCCCTCACAGCCAGCACAGTGGTAGCAGCTTCCCTGAGCCTCCAATACA GCCTAGCAATGGGGCTGCTGCTGTCGACTCACAAGTCAGGGTTTTCCCTTCTGACAGATCCAGATTAACCCAGGACAGGATTTTGAGCTACAGGGAGTCTTTGAAACAACAG ATCCAGGAGCAACAGGAACAGAGGCGTCTAGAGAGGGACGAGAGGGAGCGCCACGAGGCCCGCCTGGAGGCCGACATGAGGAAGCACCAGCCCTGGGGCCGAGGAGGCGGAGGAGCCCCGCTCAGAGACAGCACTGGAAACCTCATCG CTGACCTCAACCAGATGCACAAACTGAATGAGGAGGCCTACATCAACCCGGAGCAGTGGCAGAGGAGAGCCACGGCTGCAATGACGGCCCGCCAGGCGGAGCTCCCTGACCCCAATGACaggctctctgtctctg GTTTTACCCATGCCCAAACCCCCCAGTTTGCCCGAGGCAATGTTTTTTCCAACCAGCCCAGCCAACAACAGCTCCACGAGCAGGACAAGTACAAAGCTTACCTCAAACAGCAG attgAGGAGAAAATGCGTAAAAAGGCGGAGGAGAGGGAACAGACAAGattggaggaggagaaagaggagaagaggcTGGCGGAGCAGAGGGCTCGCATCCAGAGGGAGTATGATGAAGAACAAGAGAGGAAGAAACGGAAGGAAATGGAG CAAAAGGCCAAGAATGAAGAGCTGATTAAGCTAGCTGAACAGAGGAAGAAcgaagtggagagagagaagaaggaagCAGAAGAGAAGGAGAGCAGAGCAGCACTGAGAAGAGAGTACGAGAGGGAGAGGCAGGCTCGGGTGGAGGAG ATCTGCAGGGAGCCCTCACCTCCGATCCCCGCTCTGCAGAGGAAACATGGGCTACACCAGTACACCCCCAGGCCCCCCACTGTTGACAGCCAGCATTCAATTGCCCCACTGTCT GAGCGCTCTTTATCTGGTCTCCAGTCCCCTCCAGTCCCTGCTTGTAGGAATCAGCTCCGAGCTGCAG gtgaCCAGCACAAAGTGTTCAGTGAGCTGTCAGCACTGCGTCGGCAGCTTCGCAGTGAACAGAAACGGCTGGAGGGCCGTCTGCAGCAGGGCGACTGGGAGGAACTAGACTCTGCTCTGAGTGACAG ACATCGGGAGCGTCCCCCGGTGGGCGTGTTTGATATGGCCAGGCTGCGGCTCCAGGCGCCGGTCCGAAGGCCCAACTCCAGAAACATGGAGCCTAGAAACCTGATGCAAATCCACGACCCCCTTCAGCTCAAATACACAG ACAGTGAGTCCAGGCTGGGCTTCAGTGAGGTTCCTAAGAGGGAGGAAGTGGGTGTGGCCAATGGGAGAAGGCGGGACTACAGGGATCCATATCACCAGTTCAGCAGCCAGAGGTCTACAATCCAGGACG ATTATTTTGACCTGTCCCCACTGCAGCAAAATGATTACATG aggagtgtgatgggGTCTGCAAGAGGTTCTCTGTTGGACTCAGAGAGTGCTTTCATTG ACCCCCTAGGCGATGCCTTTCCAGTGCCGCGCACCCCAGAGCTTGAAAAAGCTCCTCTGCTGtcagccagagagaggaggcGGCTGGCCAAACAGCCCCGGCACCCCCAG GATGGAGCTGCTTCCAGCCGGCCCTTTGGCCAACACGAGGACTACTCCCTCCACACAGGTACCAGCCGGCAGCAGGAAGCGGAGCCCAGCGGTGAGGGGGGGAGCCGGTACAGGACAGATCACCTGATGGCTCTCAGTCGTCGTGGCAACACAGCTG GACCAGCGGATCTGTCTGACGACAGCTCCCCCCCTCCCCGGTTTCCTCTTCACAATCTTAACCATCGGAGCTCTGTAGAAAGTGTCTCCACGGACCCCTGGACGCGGCCAGGAACATTGGACACACTGAAAGGTTTGGACCGACCATCAAGAAGGGAGCGCTTGGTGACGTAG
- the LOC114563068 gene encoding centrosome and spindle pole associated protein 1 isoform X3 — translation MDDELENFIRERKARMAEDIASLEQDPPYMEIKAKPHRAYGSTVKENIPPKSIAQGKEESCTVGLPLGVEYERKKQRLQHELRMDYRRYMAQKKHFDHAELGPLVHLNNRKSIKQHLLENQAGDFPKRRPPSRRDAATLTEESRGLHRASRHTEVKTLRPEEDEELSSVLPRHWDRLGKLVDQDSEEDEQELELMEGRRPRHIGAEANYENRPSNRTFGREKRENLVDRGLRELTRNEDAEFATGLLIGTADTADALRRRKERYRQDLQEQIAEQHRNKKREKDLGLKVAATGANDPEKQPDRIRQLGLHRRENHRVLEPSATGGSETSSRGFHNNVKTGVRDRETSPPEQPHVAFQSPLLEYSSTLSLGGGGVSPNSQPAASSFPRATDTPRMPLFPPHPPSTLGEAYRNPYGEPHHYYGTRNQLDPNMAYYGHLSVPGAGLPMSYWNVPPGGALPSQFGDHSPHSQHSGSSFPEPPIQSRLTQDRILSYRESLKQQIQEQQEQRRLERDERERHEARLEADMRKHQPWGRGGGGAPLRDSTGNLIADLNQMHKLNEEAYINPEQWQRRATAAMTARQAELPDPNDRLSVSGTVAERGSHDTSDRLSGFTHAQTPQFARGNVFSNQPSQQQLHEQDKYKAYLKQQIEEKMRKKAEEREQTRLEEEKEEKRLAEQRARIQREYDEEQERKKRKEMEQKAKNEELIKLAEQRKNEVEREKKEAEEKESRAALRREYERERQARVEEICREPSPPIPALQRKHGLHQYTPRPPTVDSQHSIAPLSERSLSGLQSPPVPACRNQLRAAGDQHKVFSELSALRRQLRSEQKRLEGRLQQGDWEELDSALSDRHRERPPVGVFDMARLRLQAPVRRPNSRNMEPRNLMQIHDPLQLKYTDSESRLGFSEVPKREEVGVANGRRRDYRDPYHQFSSQRSTIQDDYFDLSPLQQNDYMRSVMGSARGSLLDSESAFIDPLGDAFPVPRTPELEKAPLLSARERRRLAKQPRHPQDGAASSRPFGQHEDYSLHTGTSRQQEAEPSGEGGSRYRTDHLMALSRRGNTAGPADLSDDSSPPPRFPLHNLNHRSSVESVSTDPWTRPGTLDTLKGLDRPSRRERLVT, via the exons GCAAAACCCCACAGAGCCTATGGGTCCACCGTTAAGGAGAACATCCCTCCCAAGTCTATAGCTCAGGGCAAAG AGGAGAGTTGCACTGTGGGTCTACCGCTCGGTGTCGAGTACGAGAGGAAGAAACAGAGACTACAGCACGAGCTCCGGATGGACTACAGGCGCTACATGGCTCAG AAAAAGCACTTTGACCATGCAGAGCTGGGACCATTAGTTCACCTCAATAACAGGAAATCTATCAAG CAACACCTGCTTGAAAACCAGGCAGGAGATTTTCCCAAACGGCGCCCCCCCTCACGGAGGGATGCCGCCACTCTGACAGAGGAGAGCAGGGGGTTGCACAGGGCTTCACGCCACACTGAGGTGAAGACCCTCCGCCCCGAGGAGGACGAGGAGCTGTCGTCAGTCCTCCCCAGGCATTGGGACCGGCTGGGGAAACTAGTGGACCAGGACTCAGAGGAGGATGAGCAGGAGCTGGAGCTGATGGAAGGAAGAAGACCCAGACATATAGGGGCTGAGGCCAATTATGAGAATAGACCATCCAATAGGACTTTTGGCAG ggagaagagggagaatCTTGTAGACAGGGGATTGAGAGAACTGACCAGAAATGAGGATGCAGAGTTTGCCACTGGCCTTTTAATAG GAACAGCGGATACAGCAGATGCCTTACGGAGGAGGAAGGAGCGCTACAGACAGGACCTGCAAGAGCAGATAGCCGAACAGCATAGGAACAAGAAGAG GGAGAAAGATTTGGGGCTGAAGGTTGCTGCAACTGGGGCAAATGATCCTGAGAAACAG CCGGACCGAATTAGGCAGTTGGGACTACACAGAAGAGAGAATCATCGGGTGCTGGAGCCTTCAGCGACAGGAGGGAGTGAAACCTCATCCAGAGGCTTCCACAATAACGTGAAGACCGGCGTTCGAGACAGAGAGACGTCTCCTCCCGAGCAGCCCCATGTTGCCTTCCAGTCCCCTCTGCTGGAGTACAGCTCTACCCTGAGCCTTGGGGGTGGAGGTGTGTCTCCCAACAGCCAGCCTGCTGCGTCCTCCTTCCCCAGAGCCACGGACACTCCCAG AATGCCGTTGTtccctcctcatcctccctccACTCTCGGTGAAGCCTACAGAAACCCATATGGAGAGCCCCATCACTACTATGGCACCAGAAACCAGCTCGACCCAAACATGGCCTACT ATGGTCACTTGTCTGTTCCGGGTGCCGGCCTTCCCATGTCCTACTGGAACGTACCACCGGGGGGAGCTCTGCCCAGCCAGTTTGGTGATCACAGCCCTCACAGCCAGCACAGTGGTAGCAGCTTCCCTGAGCCTCCAATACA ATCCAGATTAACCCAGGACAGGATTTTGAGCTACAGGGAGTCTTTGAAACAACAG ATCCAGGAGCAACAGGAACAGAGGCGTCTAGAGAGGGACGAGAGGGAGCGCCACGAGGCCCGCCTGGAGGCCGACATGAGGAAGCACCAGCCCTGGGGCCGAGGAGGCGGAGGAGCCCCGCTCAGAGACAGCACTGGAAACCTCATCG CTGACCTCAACCAGATGCACAAACTGAATGAGGAGGCCTACATCAACCCGGAGCAGTGGCAGAGGAGAGCCACGGCTGCAATGACGGCCCGCCAGGCGGAGCTCCCTGACCCCAATGACaggctctctgtctctggtactGTAGCAGAGCGCGGTAGCCATGACACTAGCGACAGGCTCTCTG GTTTTACCCATGCCCAAACCCCCCAGTTTGCCCGAGGCAATGTTTTTTCCAACCAGCCCAGCCAACAACAGCTCCACGAGCAGGACAAGTACAAAGCTTACCTCAAACAGCAG attgAGGAGAAAATGCGTAAAAAGGCGGAGGAGAGGGAACAGACAAGattggaggaggagaaagaggagaagaggcTGGCGGAGCAGAGGGCTCGCATCCAGAGGGAGTATGATGAAGAACAAGAGAGGAAGAAACGGAAGGAAATGGAG CAAAAGGCCAAGAATGAAGAGCTGATTAAGCTAGCTGAACAGAGGAAGAAcgaagtggagagagagaagaaggaagCAGAAGAGAAGGAGAGCAGAGCAGCACTGAGAAGAGAGTACGAGAGGGAGAGGCAGGCTCGGGTGGAGGAG ATCTGCAGGGAGCCCTCACCTCCGATCCCCGCTCTGCAGAGGAAACATGGGCTACACCAGTACACCCCCAGGCCCCCCACTGTTGACAGCCAGCATTCAATTGCCCCACTGTCT GAGCGCTCTTTATCTGGTCTCCAGTCCCCTCCAGTCCCTGCTTGTAGGAATCAGCTCCGAGCTGCAG gtgaCCAGCACAAAGTGTTCAGTGAGCTGTCAGCACTGCGTCGGCAGCTTCGCAGTGAACAGAAACGGCTGGAGGGCCGTCTGCAGCAGGGCGACTGGGAGGAACTAGACTCTGCTCTGAGTGACAG ACATCGGGAGCGTCCCCCGGTGGGCGTGTTTGATATGGCCAGGCTGCGGCTCCAGGCGCCGGTCCGAAGGCCCAACTCCAGAAACATGGAGCCTAGAAACCTGATGCAAATCCACGACCCCCTTCAGCTCAAATACACAG ACAGTGAGTCCAGGCTGGGCTTCAGTGAGGTTCCTAAGAGGGAGGAAGTGGGTGTGGCCAATGGGAGAAGGCGGGACTACAGGGATCCATATCACCAGTTCAGCAGCCAGAGGTCTACAATCCAGGACG ATTATTTTGACCTGTCCCCACTGCAGCAAAATGATTACATG aggagtgtgatgggGTCTGCAAGAGGTTCTCTGTTGGACTCAGAGAGTGCTTTCATTG ACCCCCTAGGCGATGCCTTTCCAGTGCCGCGCACCCCAGAGCTTGAAAAAGCTCCTCTGCTGtcagccagagagaggaggcGGCTGGCCAAACAGCCCCGGCACCCCCAG GATGGAGCTGCTTCCAGCCGGCCCTTTGGCCAACACGAGGACTACTCCCTCCACACAGGTACCAGCCGGCAGCAGGAAGCGGAGCCCAGCGGTGAGGGGGGGAGCCGGTACAGGACAGATCACCTGATGGCTCTCAGTCGTCGTGGCAACACAGCTG GACCAGCGGATCTGTCTGACGACAGCTCCCCCCCTCCCCGGTTTCCTCTTCACAATCTTAACCATCGGAGCTCTGTAGAAAGTGTCTCCACGGACCCCTGGACGCGGCCAGGAACATTGGACACACTGAAAGGTTTGGACCGACCATCAAGAAGGGAGCGCTTGGTGACGTAG
- the LOC114563068 gene encoding centrosome and spindle pole associated protein 1 isoform X1, with amino-acid sequence MDDELENFIRERKARMAEDIASLEQDPPYMEIKAKPHRAYGSTVKENIPPKSIAQGKEESCTVGLPLGVEYERKKQRLQHELRMDYRRYMAQKKHFDHAELGPLVHLNNRKSIKQHLLENQAGDFPKRRPPSRRDAATLTEESRGLHRASRHTEVKTLRPEEDEELSSVLPRHWDRLGKLVDQDSEEDEQELELMEGRRPRHIGAEANYENRPSNRTFGREKRENLVDRGLRELTRNEDAEFATGLLIGTADTADALRRRKERYRQDLQEQIAEQHRNKKREKDLGLKVAATGANDPEKQPDRIRQLGLHRRENHRVLEPSATGGSETSSRGFHNNVKTGVRDRETSPPEQPHVAFQSPLLEYSSTLSLGGGGVSPNSQPAASSFPRATDTPRMPLFPPHPPSTLGEAYRNPYGEPHHYYGTRNQLDPNMAYYGHLSVPGAGLPMSYWNVPPGGALPSQFGDHSPHSQHSGSSFPEPPIQPSNGAAAVDSQVRVFPSDRSRLTQDRILSYRESLKQQIQEQQEQRRLERDERERHEARLEADMRKHQPWGRGGGGAPLRDSTGNLIADLNQMHKLNEEAYINPEQWQRRATAAMTARQAELPDPNDRLSVSGTVAERGSHDTSDRLSGFTHAQTPQFARGNVFSNQPSQQQLHEQDKYKAYLKQQIEEKMRKKAEEREQTRLEEEKEEKRLAEQRARIQREYDEEQERKKRKEMEQKAKNEELIKLAEQRKNEVEREKKEAEEKESRAALRREYERERQARVEEICREPSPPIPALQRKHGLHQYTPRPPTVDSQHSIAPLSERSLSGLQSPPVPACRNQLRAAGDQHKVFSELSALRRQLRSEQKRLEGRLQQGDWEELDSALSDRHRERPPVGVFDMARLRLQAPVRRPNSRNMEPRNLMQIHDPLQLKYTDSESRLGFSEVPKREEVGVANGRRRDYRDPYHQFSSQRSTIQDDYFDLSPLQQNDYMRSVMGSARGSLLDSESAFIDPLGDAFPVPRTPELEKAPLLSARERRRLAKQPRHPQDGAASSRPFGQHEDYSLHTGTSRQQEAEPSGEGGSRYRTDHLMALSRRGNTAGPADLSDDSSPPPRFPLHNLNHRSSVESVSTDPWTRPGTLDTLKGLDRPSRRERLVT; translated from the exons GCAAAACCCCACAGAGCCTATGGGTCCACCGTTAAGGAGAACATCCCTCCCAAGTCTATAGCTCAGGGCAAAG AGGAGAGTTGCACTGTGGGTCTACCGCTCGGTGTCGAGTACGAGAGGAAGAAACAGAGACTACAGCACGAGCTCCGGATGGACTACAGGCGCTACATGGCTCAG AAAAAGCACTTTGACCATGCAGAGCTGGGACCATTAGTTCACCTCAATAACAGGAAATCTATCAAG CAACACCTGCTTGAAAACCAGGCAGGAGATTTTCCCAAACGGCGCCCCCCCTCACGGAGGGATGCCGCCACTCTGACAGAGGAGAGCAGGGGGTTGCACAGGGCTTCACGCCACACTGAGGTGAAGACCCTCCGCCCCGAGGAGGACGAGGAGCTGTCGTCAGTCCTCCCCAGGCATTGGGACCGGCTGGGGAAACTAGTGGACCAGGACTCAGAGGAGGATGAGCAGGAGCTGGAGCTGATGGAAGGAAGAAGACCCAGACATATAGGGGCTGAGGCCAATTATGAGAATAGACCATCCAATAGGACTTTTGGCAG ggagaagagggagaatCTTGTAGACAGGGGATTGAGAGAACTGACCAGAAATGAGGATGCAGAGTTTGCCACTGGCCTTTTAATAG GAACAGCGGATACAGCAGATGCCTTACGGAGGAGGAAGGAGCGCTACAGACAGGACCTGCAAGAGCAGATAGCCGAACAGCATAGGAACAAGAAGAG GGAGAAAGATTTGGGGCTGAAGGTTGCTGCAACTGGGGCAAATGATCCTGAGAAACAG CCGGACCGAATTAGGCAGTTGGGACTACACAGAAGAGAGAATCATCGGGTGCTGGAGCCTTCAGCGACAGGAGGGAGTGAAACCTCATCCAGAGGCTTCCACAATAACGTGAAGACCGGCGTTCGAGACAGAGAGACGTCTCCTCCCGAGCAGCCCCATGTTGCCTTCCAGTCCCCTCTGCTGGAGTACAGCTCTACCCTGAGCCTTGGGGGTGGAGGTGTGTCTCCCAACAGCCAGCCTGCTGCGTCCTCCTTCCCCAGAGCCACGGACACTCCCAG AATGCCGTTGTtccctcctcatcctccctccACTCTCGGTGAAGCCTACAGAAACCCATATGGAGAGCCCCATCACTACTATGGCACCAGAAACCAGCTCGACCCAAACATGGCCTACT ATGGTCACTTGTCTGTTCCGGGTGCCGGCCTTCCCATGTCCTACTGGAACGTACCACCGGGGGGAGCTCTGCCCAGCCAGTTTGGTGATCACAGCCCTCACAGCCAGCACAGTGGTAGCAGCTTCCCTGAGCCTCCAATACA GCCTAGCAATGGGGCTGCTGCTGTCGACTCACAAGTCAGGGTTTTCCCTTCTGACAGATCCAGATTAACCCAGGACAGGATTTTGAGCTACAGGGAGTCTTTGAAACAACAG ATCCAGGAGCAACAGGAACAGAGGCGTCTAGAGAGGGACGAGAGGGAGCGCCACGAGGCCCGCCTGGAGGCCGACATGAGGAAGCACCAGCCCTGGGGCCGAGGAGGCGGAGGAGCCCCGCTCAGAGACAGCACTGGAAACCTCATCG CTGACCTCAACCAGATGCACAAACTGAATGAGGAGGCCTACATCAACCCGGAGCAGTGGCAGAGGAGAGCCACGGCTGCAATGACGGCCCGCCAGGCGGAGCTCCCTGACCCCAATGACaggctctctgtctctggtactGTAGCAGAGCGCGGTAGCCATGACACTAGCGACAGGCTCTCTG GTTTTACCCATGCCCAAACCCCCCAGTTTGCCCGAGGCAATGTTTTTTCCAACCAGCCCAGCCAACAACAGCTCCACGAGCAGGACAAGTACAAAGCTTACCTCAAACAGCAG attgAGGAGAAAATGCGTAAAAAGGCGGAGGAGAGGGAACAGACAAGattggaggaggagaaagaggagaagaggcTGGCGGAGCAGAGGGCTCGCATCCAGAGGGAGTATGATGAAGAACAAGAGAGGAAGAAACGGAAGGAAATGGAG CAAAAGGCCAAGAATGAAGAGCTGATTAAGCTAGCTGAACAGAGGAAGAAcgaagtggagagagagaagaaggaagCAGAAGAGAAGGAGAGCAGAGCAGCACTGAGAAGAGAGTACGAGAGGGAGAGGCAGGCTCGGGTGGAGGAG ATCTGCAGGGAGCCCTCACCTCCGATCCCCGCTCTGCAGAGGAAACATGGGCTACACCAGTACACCCCCAGGCCCCCCACTGTTGACAGCCAGCATTCAATTGCCCCACTGTCT GAGCGCTCTTTATCTGGTCTCCAGTCCCCTCCAGTCCCTGCTTGTAGGAATCAGCTCCGAGCTGCAG gtgaCCAGCACAAAGTGTTCAGTGAGCTGTCAGCACTGCGTCGGCAGCTTCGCAGTGAACAGAAACGGCTGGAGGGCCGTCTGCAGCAGGGCGACTGGGAGGAACTAGACTCTGCTCTGAGTGACAG ACATCGGGAGCGTCCCCCGGTGGGCGTGTTTGATATGGCCAGGCTGCGGCTCCAGGCGCCGGTCCGAAGGCCCAACTCCAGAAACATGGAGCCTAGAAACCTGATGCAAATCCACGACCCCCTTCAGCTCAAATACACAG ACAGTGAGTCCAGGCTGGGCTTCAGTGAGGTTCCTAAGAGGGAGGAAGTGGGTGTGGCCAATGGGAGAAGGCGGGACTACAGGGATCCATATCACCAGTTCAGCAGCCAGAGGTCTACAATCCAGGACG ATTATTTTGACCTGTCCCCACTGCAGCAAAATGATTACATG aggagtgtgatgggGTCTGCAAGAGGTTCTCTGTTGGACTCAGAGAGTGCTTTCATTG ACCCCCTAGGCGATGCCTTTCCAGTGCCGCGCACCCCAGAGCTTGAAAAAGCTCCTCTGCTGtcagccagagagaggaggcGGCTGGCCAAACAGCCCCGGCACCCCCAG GATGGAGCTGCTTCCAGCCGGCCCTTTGGCCAACACGAGGACTACTCCCTCCACACAGGTACCAGCCGGCAGCAGGAAGCGGAGCCCAGCGGTGAGGGGGGGAGCCGGTACAGGACAGATCACCTGATGGCTCTCAGTCGTCGTGGCAACACAGCTG GACCAGCGGATCTGTCTGACGACAGCTCCCCCCCTCCCCGGTTTCCTCTTCACAATCTTAACCATCGGAGCTCTGTAGAAAGTGTCTCCACGGACCCCTGGACGCGGCCAGGAACATTGGACACACTGAAAGGTTTGGACCGACCATCAAGAAGGGAGCGCTTGGTGACGTAG